In Onychostoma macrolepis isolate SWU-2019 chromosome 06, ASM1243209v1, whole genome shotgun sequence, one DNA window encodes the following:
- the zranb2 gene encoding zinc finger Ran-binding domain-containing protein 2 isoform X1, with the protein MSGKSFRVSDGDWICPDKKCGNVNFARRTSCNRCGREKTTEAKMMKAGGTEIGKTLAEKSRGLFSANDWQCKTCGNVNWARRSECNMCNTPKYAKLEERTGYGGGFNERENLVYNEREESDGEYDEFGRIKKKYRGKTKKDNEKKEEPKKKDEKDEKDDNEEDDDDDDEEGGDLSKYKLDDDDDDEDEADLSKYDLDASDEKKGSHSGSSRSSSRSSSSSSRSRSRSRSRSSSSSRSRSRSRSRSRSNSRSSSRSGKGSTSSKKRSRSPSSSPEGGQKRSRSRSSSGGRKKRRARSHSSERFGVTHGVLDTRRTSALYTGLSDIAVHF; encoded by the exons ATGTCGGGAAAGAGTTTTCGCGTTAGCGACGGAGACTGGATTTGTCCTGATAAAAA GTGTGGAAATGTCAACTTTGCCAGAAGAACGAGTTGTAACAGATGTGGCAGGG AAAAGACAACTGAAGCAAAGATGATGAAAGCAGGGGGAACAGAGATTGGAAAGACCCTGGCTGAGAAGAGCAGAGGTCTCTTCAGTGCCAACGATTGGCAGTGCAAAAC GTGTGGCAATGTAAACTGGGCCAGAAGATCAGAGTGCAACATGTGTAACACCCCTAAATATGCCAAACTAGAGGAAAGGACAG GATATGGTGGAGGGTTCAATGAGAGAGAAAATTTAGTCTACAATGAGCGAGAGGAGTCTGATGGCGAGTATGATGAG TTTGGGCGCATAAAAAAGAAGTATCGTGGAAAAACCAAGAAGGACAATGAAAAGAAAGAGGAACCAAAAAAAAAGGATGAGAAGGATGAGAAGGATGATAATGAAGAAGATGATGACGACGATGATGAGGAAGGCGGAGATCTTTCAAAATACAAACTTGAT gatgatgacgatgatgaaGATGAGGCAGATTTGTCCAAGTACGATTTGGATGCTAGTGATGAAAAGAAAGGGAGTCACTCCGGCTCCTCGCGGTCATCATCTCGCTCGTCCAGTTCAAGTTCCCGGTCTAGGTCCAG ATCCCGGTCCAGGAGCTCATCCAGTTCCAGAtctcgctctcgctctcgctctcgctcCAGGTCCAACTCCAG ATCCAGCTCCAGATCAGGAAAGGGCTCTACTTCCTCAAAGAAGAGGTCTCGCTCGCCTTCATCATCGCCTGAGGGAGGCCAGAAGAGGAGTCGCTCCAGGTCCTCCTCTGGTGGCCGCAAAAAAAGACGCGCACGATCGCATTCGTCTGAAAGGTTTGGTGTAACACATGGTGTCCTGGATACCAGGCGTACTTCTGCATTATACACAGGGCTCAGTGATATAGCAGTACATTTTTGA
- the zranb2 gene encoding zinc finger Ran-binding domain-containing protein 2 isoform X2 produces the protein MSGKSFRVSDGDWICPDKKCGNVNFARRTSCNRCGREKTTEAKMMKAGGTEIGKTLAEKSRGLFSANDWQCKTCGNVNWARRSECNMCNTPKYAKLEERTGYGGGFNERENLVYNEREESDGEYDEFGRIKKKYRGKTKKDNEKKEEPKKKDEKDEKDDNEEDDDDDDEEGGDLSKYKLDDDDDDEDEADLSKYDLDASDEKKGSHSGSSRSSSRSSSSSSRSRSRSRSRSSSSSRSRSRSRSRSRSNSRSSSRSGKGSTSSKKRSRSPSSSPEGGQKRSRSRSSSGGRKKRRARSHSSERRRGSSGSSHSGSSSKQK, from the exons ATGTCGGGAAAGAGTTTTCGCGTTAGCGACGGAGACTGGATTTGTCCTGATAAAAA GTGTGGAAATGTCAACTTTGCCAGAAGAACGAGTTGTAACAGATGTGGCAGGG AAAAGACAACTGAAGCAAAGATGATGAAAGCAGGGGGAACAGAGATTGGAAAGACCCTGGCTGAGAAGAGCAGAGGTCTCTTCAGTGCCAACGATTGGCAGTGCAAAAC GTGTGGCAATGTAAACTGGGCCAGAAGATCAGAGTGCAACATGTGTAACACCCCTAAATATGCCAAACTAGAGGAAAGGACAG GATATGGTGGAGGGTTCAATGAGAGAGAAAATTTAGTCTACAATGAGCGAGAGGAGTCTGATGGCGAGTATGATGAG TTTGGGCGCATAAAAAAGAAGTATCGTGGAAAAACCAAGAAGGACAATGAAAAGAAAGAGGAACCAAAAAAAAAGGATGAGAAGGATGAGAAGGATGATAATGAAGAAGATGATGACGACGATGATGAGGAAGGCGGAGATCTTTCAAAATACAAACTTGAT gatgatgacgatgatgaaGATGAGGCAGATTTGTCCAAGTACGATTTGGATGCTAGTGATGAAAAGAAAGGGAGTCACTCCGGCTCCTCGCGGTCATCATCTCGCTCGTCCAGTTCAAGTTCCCGGTCTAGGTCCAG ATCCCGGTCCAGGAGCTCATCCAGTTCCAGAtctcgctctcgctctcgctctcgctcCAGGTCCAACTCCAG ATCCAGCTCCAGATCAGGAAAGGGCTCTACTTCCTCAAAGAAGAGGTCTCGCTCGCCTTCATCATCGCCTGAGGGAGGCCAGAAGAGGAGTCGCTCCAGGTCCTCCTCTGGTGGCCGCAAAAAAAGACGCGCACGATCGCATTCGTCTGAAAG GCGCAGAGGCTCATCTGGATCATCCCACTCTGGCTcaagctcaaaacagaaatga
- the ptger3 gene encoding prostaglandin E2 receptor EP3 subtype, with amino-acid sequence MASKCQSSDALPQNLTVGTMMWESNLSKSSQDGTGKSASCGSVSVFFPITMMITGMVGNSLAMLLVYSAYRKKENKRKKSFLLCIGSLALTDLFGQLLTSPIVISVYRADLKWKRVDPSGTLCAFFGVCMTTFGLCPLFLASAMAIERALAITAPHWYSQYMKTNVTKQVLVIIWCLLLLFALLPIAGVGKYTLQWPGTWCFISTGDKNVTGNTFFATTFAALGIFSLLVTLSCNVMTIRALVTRCRTKATSTQSSKQWERLTTETVIQLMGIMCVLLTCWSPLLVLMLKMISTHTSSHQCNSAAVSLSSQDLQMDCNFFLTAIRLASLNQILDPWVYLLLREILLRKFCQVASAVSKCSLDTQKETQCPLNKKAIQNDNVHKQSLNMENSNLNGGNEEQ; translated from the exons ATGGCATCTAAATGTCAGTCTTCAGATGCCCTGCCGCAAAACCTGACTGTTGGAACCATGATGTGGGAATCGAACCTCTCCAAATCTTCACAGGACGGCACTGGCAAGAGCGCCAGCTGTGGCTCTGTGTCCGTGTTTTTTCCCATCACTATGATGATCACTGGAATGGTCGGAAACTCTCTCGCGATGCTGCTAGTTTATAGTGCATacagaaaaaaggaaaataaaaggaaGAAATCGTTTCTGCTTTGCATCGGCTCGTTGGCGTTGACTGATCTTTTCGGCCAGCTGCTCACAAGTCCGATTGTCATTTCGGTGTACAGAGCAGATCTGAAATGGAAACGCGTGGATCCTTCGGGAACTCTGTGCGCTTTCTTTGGGGTGTGCATGACCACTTTTGGCTTGTGTCCTCTCTTTTTAGCCAGTGCCATGGCCATTGAGAGGGCCTTGGCCATCACTGCTCCTCACTGGTACTCGCAATACATGAAAACTAACGTGACCAAGCAGGTTCTGGTCATCATCTGGTGCCTGCTTTTGCTTTTTGCCTTATTGCCCATTGCTGGGGTtggaaagtatactttgcagTGGCCTGGCACTTGGTGCTTTATAAGTACAGGTGACAAGAACGTAAcgggaaatacattttttgccaCGACTTTTGCGGCATTGGGGATATTTTCTTTGCTGGTCACGTTGTCGTGTAATGTTATGACCATCCGTGCTTTGGTTACGCGTTGCAGAACGAAGGCAACCTCGACCCAGTCATCCAAGCAATGGGAGAGGTTAACAACAGAGACTGTTATTCAGTTGATGGGCATTATGTGTGTGCTGTTGACATGCTGGTCACCTCTACTG GTCCTTATGTTGAAGATGATCTCAACCCACACATCCTCGCATCAATGCAATTCTGCTGCTGTATCTCTCTCATCCCAGGACTTACAGATGGACTGTAACTTCTTTCTCACAGCCATACGTCTGGCCTCCCTCAATCAGATTCTGGATCCATGGGTTTACCTGCTCCTGAGAGAGATTCTCCTGAGGAAGTTCTGCCAGGTGGCCAGCGCTGTATCCAAGTGCTCACTGGACACGCAGAAGGAAACTCAGTGTCCTCTAAATAAAAAGGCCATTCAGAATGATAATGTTCACAAACAGTCCCTAAACATGGAGAACAGTAACTTGAATGGGGGAAATGAGGAACAGTGA
- the LOC131542737 gene encoding LOW QUALITY PROTEIN: corticosteroid-binding globulin-like (The sequence of the model RefSeq protein was modified relative to this genomic sequence to represent the inferred CDS: deleted 2 bases in 1 codon), with the protein MGRNIIYLWICVFALVHGNQETLQQPPISDNLPSLIKMNNDFAFHLYKRLAEMPDYQSKNIFFSPFSVSMALSELSLGAGGEFKKQFLSGIGHNSSVFNTEEMHQMFHSLLEEINQRTGVDIDIGSALYVSDKLKPLPEFLVKMKEFYHSDGVTVDFSVKETLDKIKMYVKEKNMGKSDTLKFLLTYIYFQGKHTHTHTHKHPHQNTFHVDAETTVPVQMMHQYASLKIYYDADLTSKVLCLDYNHSFSMFLAVPHIDIFVEAKTIKDLEMAISRQHIEKWRTAVRKRKVKIYVPKLSLKTSYSLKDILKGLRMADMFTNKANFMGISEEMIFISKALHKATLDIDKKGTTAAAVTRVSFGPLFYNPMLSLHFDSPFMIFSLEKLSIRRKNSNVTFKIS; encoded by the exons ATGGGAAGAAACATCATATATTTGTGGATTTGTGTTTTTGCTTTAGTTCATGGGAATCAAGAAACTTTACAACAACCTCCCATCAGCGATAATCTCCCATCATTGATAAAGATGAACAATGATTTTGCTTTTCACCTGTACAAGAGGCTTGCAGAAATGCCTGATTATCAGTCCAAGAATATCTTCTTCTCTCCCTTCAGTGTGTCCATGGCCCTTTCTGAGCTGTCTTTAGGAGCTGGTGGTGAATTCAAAAAGCAGTTTCTCAGTGGCATCGGCCATAACAGCTCGGTCttcaacactgaagaaatgcaCCAGATGTTCCACAGTCTCCTGGAAGAAATCAACCAGAGGACAGGGGTGGACATTGATATCGGTAGTGCTCTATATGTCAGCGACAAACTAAAGCCCCTTCCTGAGTTCTTGGTGAAGATGAAGGAGTTTTACCACTCTGATGGCGTCACTGTGGATTTCAGTGTCAAAGAAACACtggataaaattaaaatgtatgtgaaGGAAAAAAAC ATGGGAAAATCTGACACTTTGAAGTTTCTTCTCACTTACATATATTTTCaaggtaaacacacacac acacacacacacaaacacccccatcaaaatacatttcatgtGGATGCTGAGACCACAGTTCCAGTACAAATGATGCACCAGTACGCATCCCTCAAAATTTATTATGATGCCGACCTCACTTCTAAAGTCCTCTGTCTAGACTACAACCACTCTTTCTCCATGTTTCTGGCTGTCCCACATATTGACATATTTGTTGAAGCTAAGACCATCAAAGATCTTGAGATGGCCATCTCTAGACAGCACATTGAAAAGTGGAGGACAGCTGTCAGAAAAAG AAAAGTTAAGATCTATGTTCCCAAGCTCTCTCTGAAAACATCATATTCCctgaaagatattttgaaaggaCTGAGAATGGCTGATATGTTTACAAATAAAGCCAACTTCATGGGAATTTCAGAGGAAATGATCTTTATTTCAAAG GCTTTGCATAAGGCCACTCTGGATATAGATAAGAAAGGAACCACCGCAGCAGCAGTGACAAGAGTTTCATTCGGCCCACTGTTCTACAACCCAATGTTGTCTTTGCATTTTGACAGTCCATTCATGATCTTTTCTTTGGAAAAGTTGTCAATCCGGCGGAAAAACAGTAATGTGACATTCAAGATCTCATGA